The following nucleotide sequence is from Bactrocera oleae isolate idBacOlea1 chromosome 2, idBacOlea1, whole genome shotgun sequence.
AGCGCCAACAAAAGCAAATGCTGAGGATAACGGTGACGGAGGACGCACACTAAACGGATTAACGTTATTAAAGTTAACGGAGTTCTGTAAATCATTTGGTGTGCCACCCATCTGATAAATATTTGTAGGTTTACCATTCGCAACGAAATTCAGTGGGATATTCAAAACTGGACTAATCGCGGGTACCGTGTATGGTTGAAAAGCGGGCAGGTTAGGTTGAGCCGATGTAAAGCCCAAGCCCGGCATGAACATATAAGGCATTGGAGCGAAGCGCATGAAGTAGATTTGTGAATTGCGAGCGGTAGCTGCATTTGAGCCCGTTGTCGGAGCGGTGTCGAAATGTGTAGATTGCGGCCTGTGATCACTAGCAGCACGGGGCATTGGTTCTTCGATTTCATTACCACTAGGGCCGACATAACCTGGATAGAGTAGGTCTGTGGGTGCGAAATACATCGGAAACGGTATGAAAACTGGTTGTGGGTAACTGAAGAACGGCATCAGTCTAGGTGTCACCAATGGTGTTAgtgcaccaccaccaccaccgatCGCACCGTAAGGATTGTAAGGCAAATTAGTCATCATTCCTGGCGGATTGGTTGTCAAATATGGATTCCATGGTAAACTAGTACCAGCAGTCAAACGTGGTTCTACCTTTAAGTCACTCAAATATTGATATGAATCATTCAGCTCCTCATCCACGCCAACGTCTTTCATGATGTACTCATGATTGACTGGATTGCTGTTGccacttgttgttattgttgataGTTGCGATAGTGTTGACAACATTTGTTCCGGTTGTTCGTGTAGCCGCTGCTGCTGTGGGTTAGTGTTCTGTTGATTCATGCTATGATGGATTTCTGCTGCTTGTTGTTGGTGTGGCTGTTGCAGCGAATGCTGTTGTTGCATATGTACTTGTTGTGGTGCGCcgatttgctgttgttgtgccgGATTTTTATGTGTCGATGGTATGCTACCGCCAGCAGCCATCGTTGGGTTGAGTAATGAAAGAAAGATGAAGGATATGAAGAGCACTGCTCTCAGCGTATAACAGTTTCTTTGAAGTTGTAGGAACATATTGCCAAATTCTTAAAGAgctgaaaataaagaaaattactgtcgcaattatgttttatttaaaatcgcCTCGTTTatctaataattatataattgtatttatgtatttgataAGTTTGAAGGTATTTATCTTGAGATTAAAAAGATTAcgtcaatttttatactcttgcgacAGGTTGCTACAGAGCACTACAGTTTTGTTcatataacggttgtttgtatcacctgaaactattcgagatagatatagagttatatatgtattcgTAAATGTACctgaatacaaaatttaatcgaatacaaaactgtaatttggtaatACGAATCGCATTAAGGAGGGGCaactgtggtttgaaaatccaTTAAACGTCTCCTAATAGGTTTATTATGTGTATTTCCCAAACTACTTGTATTCAAACTACAATAAATCACTCGCATATGCACAGGACAAATCGCGTGATaatcccgcccactccccatataacggttttgttaaaaactactaaaagtgcaataaattaataaccaaatgtgtcagaggcattaaattttgtatCCACGATAGTGCAAAAAGGGTTTATGGAGGCCGGTattaaaattgaacaatgggcgtggcaccgcccacctttaggtgaaatcacgtATGTCCGGACCtattcgaccaatttcaaccaacttCTACTACCCATATAGAacagttttaaattccatacGATTCTTACATTTTCCagcatacaaatcaagcaccaattaattTATTCGAATAAAACTTTGCTCAAAGAGGGCCTTTAtgtaaaaattctgaaaatcgGACGATAACtcttcaagcccccagataccgtaTATtgggaccccagttcctacagcgaagattgtatcgaaaatatcgttcaatgTATGAGTAATATGACTGCAATTTGGAGAGAGTCATTTTTTTCTGATAGGAGTATGcgtgtatgtcaaaaatggattgaatcgggtcaatacttcccttagcccccacatatctgatgtaaatattttcgaactccCGGTTTACTTtctaccgcatatatcggccaatatgtgagcaaTCTTTATGATAATGAGAGAGCATGTTTTTCTAAAAACAGtgcatttttgtgcctaaaactGATAAAATcctataatataaatttcaatcatccggttggccttatactgtatatatcggtctatatgtaagatatcttagcaaaattaactgaaaatataaAACGGATACAGCATACATAGTTTTATGCTGCAAATATCTTAAATTATATTACGCTACATATAATGACTTTCGTTAGTTCGAAAGttgcaaaaatatgaaatgttcggttactctCGCACCTAGTTGCTTACTTGTTACTTTTCAAACCAAATaagcaagcactttactccgatcgttcagttaatatggcagctatatgctatagtgagctaagtaatttcttcggagattaaaatCTTGTCTTAGGaaataacttatgccaaatttcgtgaaggtattacgtcaaataaaaaagtttcccatacaagcacttgattccgattgtgcagtttgtatgacgctatatgctatagtggtctgatatccaTTGAGACAAATGATTCTTAGTGAGGAACGGACAGgcttaaaatttcagatcgatagctttaaaactgagggacaagttcgcgtatatacagacggacggacagacggacatggctaaatcaactcagcttaccATGCTGatcgtttatgtatatattttatagggtttatacgtttccttctgggtgttacaaactttgtggtaaacttaatataccctgtttagggtataattatatttaaagtttaaacaaacaaattatgtTTGACAGTCATATCATTTTTCTTAAGTTAATAAGGATCACTACTAAACCAATCTAATTGCTCTGAAAAGTGATTATTAATTTCGGTGTAAatactacttatatatatatattaatactaatattacatgtatataatataatatttatatatatatgtaaactaaAGTCACTAGTTCGAAACTCAACACAAATGAAAaatgatgaaaaatattttcggttgtCGACAGGTAATGCCGATCGAAATTATCTGGCGCGGAAAACTTAAATGGTTAGGCCCACAAAAAATACTTAACTTTAATGCATTCTATAAATTACTACAAAGTAGTGTCAAATTCGCTCAGTGGCAAACGGAAGAACTATGAACACCCCCAGAaaaagttacatatgtatactggaTTTCCATACCATACCAACAACTATGAGACTCTGCGCTACGATATAACTCTGTATGTAAATGTGAAAACGGTATTTTTTTGAGcaaactacttgtatatgtaacGTGAGCTAAGACGTGCTTAGTACTTATTCgatatttaaatagtttacCCGACGTGCGGAAAAATGTTGGGcaattcgattattatttggaatTAACATATATGCACGACAATCTCAATGCATATTTATCATTTATCGGTATCAGCATTGCGGTTGGCAAAATTGCGTATTAAGTAATCTCGCCACGTGACGAATGCATCTGCAATGATAACCGTAAACAATGATTCTGCGAGCTCATTTCGATTAGCCATTACGTATACGTCAGTGCAGTCAAGTCAGCATATCAATGGCCTGACCGTGACTTAGCACTTCAAACGGTCCAATAATGCAAGCATAGATTCGCAGCCTCGTATGTTTCATAACATCTGTGAGGTAATAcgacgagtatatacatatgtacatacatatgtgggtaTTAGCTAACAGTTGATTCTTTATCGGCACAAAATTTATTGCTCTAGTAGACCTGCAACCTTCCTCTGACTCTTTACCCACTTCTTTCTCTTTTACTATCTTTTCTTTGAGTATAAGCAAATATGTGGTTATGCGTTCATAATAGCTTGCTGTAATATTTGCTTGGTTCCCCTTGTGCTTTTACGgttttgtgattatttttagCGCCAGCTATTCTCGAAATTGCCTCATGTAGTGACAAGTGTTGTCACCTACTTAAAACTAATGCAGTTATAAGAGCTGCAAACTTATAATTTGTGCACTAGGGTTGTACGTACTGTACTGTGTTTTCGGCaccaaaatttcttttatttgctAAATTGAAGTCTGTATGGTGctaattatgattttttaacaTTACCCACTATTTTTTGATATCCCGAATAATTTTGAAGTATCTAACACCAATATACGTACATTTCCATATTAATATTAGAAACAGCTAATTCATTGTCATCATGTTTCTGTTAGTAATGCTATATAGATGTTAAGAGTTTTTCATAATCTTACTAGATTAAAGGGTTGTATTCActagcaaataaaaaaacatcgatcctatatatcgaatgtacatactGTTTTGAGAATATTCTGCCAAAATTTGATGTTTACCCGGCAAAAAGTTCCGTAGATAACTTACTAGTAAGAGCCTATTTGTGAGAATTTTTCAACTTAGTGTAACATAATTg
It contains:
- the LOC106616041 gene encoding uncharacterized protein, yielding MFLQLQRNCYTLRAVLFISFIFLSLLNPTMAAGGSIPSTHKNPAQQQQIGAPQQVHMQQQHSLQQPHQQQAAEIHHSMNQQNTNPQQQRLHEQPEQMLSTLSQLSTITTSGNSNPVNHEYIMKDVGVDEELNDSYQYLSDLKVEPRLTAGTSLPWNPYLTTNPPGMMTNLPYNPYGAIGGGGGALTPLVTPRLMPFFSYPQPVFIPFPMYFAPTDLLYPGYVGPSGNEIEEPMPRAASDHRPQSTHFDTAPTTGSNAATARNSQIYFMRFAPMPYMFMPGLGFTSAQPNLPAFQPYTVPAISPVLNIPLNFVANGKPTNIYQMGGTPNDLQNSVNFNNVNPFSVRPPSPLSSAFAFVGAHRPTAANIANSYSSHGAFGQPAPPQSALQSLQQDSKMTLLKRPFLFNGRPDEIYTLPNNFNSLYSNSAYY